A single Anopheles maculipalpis chromosome 3RL, idAnoMacuDA_375_x, whole genome shotgun sequence DNA region contains:
- the LOC126564090 gene encoding uncharacterized protein LOC126564090 has translation MSQGRSSEMSHIVEFNNHIQSYFISSTYGNETLVNRCLEQLAATNTEHKTFDVSVYECNIFFVNLHKLLSHSMKKTNLLWSVVAVLEVAVTDDETRIALVEKFRFLPVISLLLPEVHTPEQQKRVLSLLHHLSYGASVDGQEMFIERLIQKLLNIIEQNHEKKERCDMAQLALSILVNVCHRDLSTTFLLTRNTNISAFCKQIKKFGLLACKMYIILEQNDYIKEIDLHYLLRMSFEEVRLMLASKNSFSLRHVVDFLRYVRTLSGSQEGEPAKAAVMDEYFQRDLKEFLLEIEKYWANRTPSPEGEPAGRKKKTKQKVELRKDRTSDGLFEILECIVLLKPDDQELCRKICEFGPIKLINNARDDCSKAVDLLRTILEKNPTDTGFAEECKTVLTTLMTTITNNDDVRLAIAFAKLLTTIGKALNTVDEPMNEVAEKFFQHLFGNVLSNTRDFGTFDYSLADGHVRVYLWALYAFNELANLCPTHWYAKLTNLLKQKPIQFLVAKGLTGGADVELLEALLQVTATTDFPKQDVARMIDMLKSNLPAFGGNPPRTPFTPLNGNTVHTQIQPTGYTFIRTLSRDLQERIDQAVVHIQDAKAAGLINEIEKSELVEFYTYKINMQTSLMNDLRSSLEATTSQITTLTHQNQLLMAEIDKNQKKSLPLLLKESALENENRLLELELVQMRSAAATYDKKTSQMKQELAEYIKKYGEKSQKCAALVKEIEHLRTRDDNYEKENKRLQLELAAMTKNRDDARKLLKLGEEDRQKLTEQREAERKQYECKIRERERDISKRNDLIQQLEQTLVQRDSTIETLESDGKDLREKLKDREDRIAQVEAELKESEKIQQTIRSLFDKKQSK, from the exons ATGAGTCAGGGTCGATCCTCCGAAATGTCGCACATCGTGGAATTCAATAACCACATCCAATCATACTTTATCAGCAGTACTTATGGCAACGAAACGCTCGTAAATCGGTGCTTAGAG CAATTGGCAGCCACAAACACCGAACACAAAACTTTCGATGTGTCCGTGTACGAGTGTAACATTTTCTTCGTCAACCTACACAAACTCTTGAGCCATAGCATGAAGAAAACGAATCTGCTCTGGTCGGTTGTAGCGGTCCTAGAGGTTGCCGTTACTGACGATGAGACGCGAATTGCGCTGGTCGAAAAGTTCCGCTTTCTGCCGGTCATTTCGCTTCTCCTGCCGGAAGTACATACACCGGAGCAGCAGAAGCGTGTCCTTTCCCTGCTACATCACCTTTCTTATGGTGCGTCCGTCGATGGACAGGAAATGTTTATCGAGCGGCTAATCCAGAAGCTTCTGAACATTATCGAACAAAACCACGAAAAGAAAGAGCGCTGCGATATGGCACAGCTTGCACTGTCTATACTGGTGAACGTTTGCCACCGGGACCTCTCGACGACGTTTCTGCTGACGAGAAACACAAACATATCGGCCTTTTGTAAACAGATTAAAAAGTTCGGTCTGCTCGCGTGCAAGATGTACATCATACTGGAGCAGAACGATTACATCAAGGAGATCGATTTGCACTACCTGCTGCGTATGAGCTTCGAAGAAGTTCGATTAATGCTTGCATCGAAGAATAGTTTCAGCCTGCGGCATGTTGTGGATTTTCTGCGCTACGTACGCACGCTGAGCGGTTCGCAGGAAGGGGAGCCGGCCAAAGCAGCCGTAATGGACGAATACTTTCAGCGTGATTTGAAAGAGTTTTTGCTTGAAATTGAAAAGTATTGGGCAAATCGTACACCATCGCCGGAGGGTGAGCCTgccggaaggaagaaaaagacaaaGCAAAAGGTCGAGTTGAGAAAGGACCGTACGAGCGATGGATTGTTTGAGATATTGGAATGTATTGTGCTGCTCAAACCGGACGATCAGGAATTGTGCAGGAAAATTTGTGAATTTGGCCCAATCAAGCTGATCAACAACGCACGGGATGATTGCTCAAAAGCGGTTGATTTGTTGCGCACGATACTGGAAAAGAATCCGACCGATACTGGATTCGCCGAGGAGTGTAAGACGGTGCTCACCACCCTAATGACCACGATTACGAACAATGACGATGTACGACTTGCAATTGCATTCGCAAAACTGTTAACAACAATCGGAAAAGCGCTGAATACGGTGGACGAACCAATGAACGAAGTAGCGGAAAAATTCTTCCAACATCTTTTCGGGAACGTTTTGAGCAATACGAGAGATTTCGGCACGTTCGATTATTCGCTTGCGGATGGGCATGTTCGGGTGTATCTGTGGGCACTATATGCGTTTAATGAGCTAGCCAACCTTTGCCCTACACACTGGTACGCTAAGCTTACGAACCTGCTCAAGCAGAAACCGATCCAGTTTCTCGTTGCAAAGGGTTTAACTGGTGGAGCTGATGTGGAATTGCTGGAAGCGTTACTACAGGTGACTGCTACGACCGACTTTCCCAAGCAAGATGTGGCCCGTATGATCGACATGTTAAAAAGCAATCTACCAGCATTTGGTGGAAACCCTCCTCGGACTCCATTTACACCGCTAAACGGCAATACGGTCCATACGCAAATCCAACCAACGGGATACACCTTTATCCGTACGCTCAGTAGAGACTTGCAGGAGCGGATTGACCAAGCCGTGGTACACATACAGGATGCTAAAGCTGCTGGGTTgataaatgaaattgaaaagtcCGAGCTGGTTGAGTTCTACACGTACAAGATAAACATGCAGACGAGCTTGATGAACGATTTAAGAAGCAGTTTAGAGGCGACAACATCACAGATAACGACCCTGACGCACCAAAATCAACTGCTGATGGCGGAGATTGACAAGAATCAGAAGAAAAGTCTTCCACTGCTGTTGAAAGAGTCCgc ACTAGAAAACGAGAATCGTCTTCTTGAGCTGGAGCTGGTGCAGATGCGATCGGCAGCCGCAACGTACGATAAGAAAACGAGCCAGATGAAGCAGGAGCTGGCGGAGTACATTAAAAAGTACGGTGAAAAGAGTCAAAAATGTGCAGCACTTGTTAAAGAGATCGAACATTTGCGTACCCGAGACGATAActacgaaaaggaaaacaagcgTCTTCAGCTAGAGCTGGCAGCTATG ACTAAAAATCGAGATGATGCACGCAAGCTGCTGAAGCTCGGCGAAGAAGACCGCCAGAAGCTTACCGAACAGCGAGAAGCGGAACGCAAGCAGTACGAGTGTAAAATACGTGAACGGGAGCGCGACATTTCGAAGCGTAACGATCTTATCCAGCAGCTGGAGCAAACGCTCGTACAGCGTGACAGTACAATCGAAACGCTCGAGTCAGATGGTAAAGATCTGAGGGAGAAACTAAAAGATCGGGAAGATCGTATTGCACAGGTTGAGGCAGAGTTGAAGGAGAGCGAAAAGATACAACAAACGATCCGTAGTTTATTTGACaagaagcaaagcaaataG
- the LOC126563745 gene encoding fatty acid synthase-like: MKTVHGPAIEPIESENSIVIAGIAGKYPRSDNVQEFADNLYSKIDLVDDKEDRWRHTHPDIPTRLGKLNTLAKFDANFFGYSPKEAHTMDPQHRILLEHCYEAVLDAGLHLDDLRGTKTGVFIGFSMSETETYWTYKKTRMPYKKVMLGFTRSMLALKIAYALDLKGPAVTVDTACSSSMYALDWACKAIRQGQCDAAFVAGTNLTLHPYITLQFALLGVLAPDGFCRPFDKSASGYSRSEANAVILLQKAKDSKRIYAHVVNTKTNCDGYKLEGITFPSNKIQKQLLDELYSEVPYDPKDVSYVEAHSTGTMVGDPEECDAIDKVFCPDRKGPLLVGSVKSNIGHSEPAAGICSITKCIIAMQTNLIPPNIHFTEPRKDVPSLLNGHLKVVDEPTPLDGPLVAVNSFGFGGANAHALLHAHTGKKASSNGRPSDDLPRLIVWSGRTIEAVDHFLEGIAKHNFDPELYALTHNIQRKELSKMNNRGYAILARREDGTTAVLQKSVVKARKTLPKFAIVFGQMDYDWSTTLQSFEKFAPFQSSVEQCLGLLKAPESDCIFSKDPQATILQRAVWTLIIQISVYHTLKAIGLKVDQYGGYSIGQITCAYIDGVLSLSDAIRVAFTHGVLLGPYHNPETFNYRDIITDKDLNAKLTSVLQSFLFAKPTGKWKTATSVLSFRIYDPKSSAQIFNRLDSDAVVLQPLPSIQSTDDIVKSFLATIGRAFVDGQQCQLLDLYPEVKFPVSLETPMIGPLIQWDHSVDWHVANFQTKKMVDQGSNQYTVTLHEQEYIAGHCIDGRVLIPATEYLYLVWDSFTSKTGTIPNEVAVEFTEIEFLRATTITSGQTVTLFVEINDISGHFEVIEGSTLVVTGCIQRLNNFKLQSIQQRNTQAITLPTRDFYKELRLRGYHYGGLFKSVMESATDGSFANIEWKGNWTALLDCMLQVAIIAVDSRSLMIPTRIESIKVDPIRQKSSLQTSRENVQFYNVCFDSDLNLLQSSGIEIRGLNASTIARRLPPGVPVLESYKFYPYFSQQTIQPAQAASFILQTILDNQTTLVCAVTEIHSKTKEPIISLFGDAIGDLPLVKAHLTLLSNTKPEPIPNVTISEDKLMKQRNVLLLICENLFSDDEFISDAINSLSDQGFILLRESQGYQLQDSHRRLQLVSTLPIEGETFLLLQQKKSAMNTSVDAHVIQISSKDTAHNWLLELKQEVKTKPIILVAQNDSSSGVIGLVNCIRKEPNIQTVSCFFIDDPNAPAFDPSNPFYKDQIELGLAINVYRNGQWGCYRHFKLLEEPRYESTTNHCFANCVKPGDLSSFTWMVGPLSEQPPKSPLIKIVYSSLNFKDVMIATGRLTLETFCTDRMEQECVLGFEYSGVTAAGKRVMGIIQAGSMATMVEADTIFTLEVPDYLTLEQAATIPTVYATVYAAFFICSQIRKGNSVLIHAGTGGIGLAAIRVCLAYGLEVFTTVSTKEKREFLLSYFPDLNPNNIGNSRDTSFETLIKERTDGRGVDFVLNSLSEEKLQASIRCLAKGGHFLEIGKYDMMKDSKLAMTLFHKGITFTAVLVDLLFKERRDLLIALHKLISNDISKGIIQPLPTTVFQAHEIEQAFRYLATAKHIGKVVLKIRDNQDDIGSVPICYLPRVYCNPEQSFVIAGGLGGFGLELADWLIIRGCRKLVLSSSRGITKPYQQYRINTWHTYGVQVVISTEDISTESGCRRLLQQAIRMGPIAGIFNLAVQLRDAIIENQSVDKFAECLAPKATATHHLDLISRELCPMLKHFVVFSSVSCGRGNAGQSNYGMANSIMERIIEHRVAQGLPGKAIQWGAIGEVGIVADMQEDKIDMEIGGTLQQRLSSCIQVLDQLLSTQEPIVASMVVAEKRSSSGGAKNIVEAVMNIMNIRDMKSVSVESTLADIGMDSLMAVEIRQVLERDFDIILTPQDLRTLTFSKLQKLADAKAENEAAEATTQQLQLEDLLASFGDEAASHHTVLRLPSKCNDLEYDRPVLLIPGIESVCSPAWTKIASEINAPTFMLQTFANATDEQTVSGIIDTVFDEMFETVFAKAEQFLVIGYSFGSLLALEIVKRLEARSLQGKLMLIDGSPLYLQRFASHHLSGFDDEHLQMAILTLVLSFVLPTTTQDIIKPIMDQTTYLERVDKLMEIARDSNPFTEEYARKMMRVLFYRLKAAMNMSTEAKEKIISPLVLVRSANISDVEEDYGLSEFTVASLIVKIIDGTHQTMLANPELIEIINKDTL, from the exons ATGAAGACTGTCCACGGTCCAGCGATCGAGCCGATCGAGTCGGAGAATTCGATTGTCATTGCAGGTATAGCAGGCAAATATCCACGATCGGACAATGTGCAAGAGTTTGCCGACAATCTGTACAGCAAG ATTGATCTTGTCGATGACAAGGAAGATCGATGGCGCCATACACATCCGGACATACCGACGCGTCTGGGAAAGCTGAACACTCTCGCAAAGTTCGATGCGAACTTCTTTGGCTACAGTCCCAAGGAGGCGCATACGATGGATCCTCAGCATCGGATACTGCTGGAGCACTGCTACGAGGCAGTTCTGGACGCGGGACTACATTTGGATGATTTGCGTGGCACAAAAACGGGTGTGTTTATTGGATTCTCGATGTCCGAGACGGAGACTTACTGGACGTACAAGAAGACGCGCATGCCCTACAAAAAAGTAATGCTGGG CTTTACAAGAAGTATGTTAGCGCTTAAGATAGCATACGCATTGGATCTGAAGGGACCAGCTGTCACGGTGGATACGGCCTGTAGTAGCTCCATGTACGCTCTCGATTGGGCCTGTAAAGCCATCCGCCAAGGGCAGTGTGATGCGGCATTCGTTGCCGGTACCAATCTTACACTGCATCCTTACATTACGCTTCAATTTGCACTGCTCGGTGTGCTAGCACCGGACGGATTTTGTCGACCATTCGATAAGAGTGCTTCGGGGTATTCCCGTTCGGAGGCTAACGCAGTGATTCTGCTCCAAAAGGCAAAGGATTCGAAGCGTATCTATGCACACGTTGTGAACACCAAAACGAACTGCGATGGATACAAGCTCGAGGGTATTACCTTCCCATCGAACAAGATACAGAAGCAGCTGCTGGATGAGCTGTACTCCGAGGTACCATACGATCCTAAGGACGTCAGCTATGTCGAGGCTCACAGTACCGGTACCATGGTTGGAGATCCGGAGGAATGTGACGCCATAGATAAGGTGTTCTGTCCCGACCGAAAAGGCCCACTGCTTGTTGGATCGGTCAAATCGAACATTGGACATTCGGAACCGGCTGCTGGAATTTGTTCCATCACTAAGTGCATAATCGCAATGCAAACTAACCTTATTCCCCCGAACATCCACTTCACAGAACCTAGGAAAGATGTACCGTCGCTGTTAAATGGCCACCTGAAAGTGGTCGACGAACCGACACCGCTCGATGGACCACTGGTCGCGGTCAATTCTTTTGGATTTGGAGGAGCAAACGCACACGCACTGCTGCATGCTCACACTGGGAAAAAGGCGTCGTCCAATGGACGCCCTTCAGATGATCTGCCTCGGCTGATTGTTTGGAGTGGACGAACGATCGAAGCGGTTGATCATTTTCTGGAAGGAATTGCCAAACACAACTTTGACCCCGAACTTTACGCCCTAACGCACAACATTCAGCGAAAGGAGCTTTCTAAAATGAACAATCGAGGATACGCAATACTTGCTCGGCGTGAAGACGGCACCACTGCTGTCCTGCAGAAAAGTGTTGTCAAGGCGCGAAAAACTCTGCCCAAGTTTGCCATCGTCTTTGGACAGATGGATTACGATTGGTCAACGACGCTGCAATCGTTTGAGAAATTCGCACCATTTCAATCATCGGTAGAACAGTGTTTGGGCCTGTTGAAGGCACCCGAGTCTGATTGTATCTTCAGTAAAGATCCACAAGCAACCATTCTCCAGCGAGCTGTTTGGACGCTTATCATACAGATCAGTGTGTATCATACGCTGAAAGCGATCGGGCTTAAGGTGGACCAGTATGGTGGATACTCGATTGGACAGATAACGTGCGCGTACATTGATGGTGTACTGTCGCTTTCGGATGCAATACGTGTGGCCTTTACGCATGGAGTTCTACTCGGTCCATACCACAACCCAGAGACGTTTAACTATCGTGATATTATCACGGACAAGGATTTGAATGCTAAGCTGACATCGGTGCTGCAATCGTTCCTGTTTGCGAAACCTACCGGCAAGTGGAAGACTGCTACCTCGGTGCTATCCTTCCGTATCTACGATCCTAAATCTTCGGCTCAAATATTTAACAGACTTGACAGTGATGCTGTAGTGCTGCAACCACTTCCTTCGATTCAATCTACTGATGACattgtgaaaagtttcctaGCTACTATTGGGCG AGCTTTCGTCGATGGACAACAGTGCCAGTTGCTCGATCTTTATCCCGAGGTAAAGTTCCCCGTCTCACTAGAAACTCCCATGATTGGTCCGCTCATCCAATGGGATCACTCCGTAGACTGGCACGTGGCTAACTTCCAAACCAAAAAGATGGTGGATCAAGGCTCCAACCAATACACTGTCACACTTCACGAGCAAGAGTACATAGCCGGACACTGCATCGATGGTAGGGTACTAATACCTGCCACAGAATATCTGTATCTTGTGTGGGATTCCTTCACCAGCAAAACGGGAACCATCCCGAATGAAGTAGCCGTTGAGTTTACGGAGATAGAGTTTCTACGCGCCACTACCATTACGAGCGGTCAAACTGTAACACTCTTTGTCGAGATCAACGACATTAGTGGACATTTTGAAGTGATCGAAGGTTCGACTCTGGTCGTTACGGGATGCATTCAACGTCTCAACAACTTCAAACTTCAGTCCATTCAGCAGCGAAACACGCAAGCAATAACGCTTCCAACGAGAGACTTCTACAAAGAGCTGCGACTTCGCGGATACCACTATGGAGGATTGTTCAAGTCCGTTATGGAGTCGGCCACCGATGGTTCGTTTGCAAACATCGAATGGAAGGGTAACTGGACAGCGCTTTTGGATTGCATGCTGCAGGTCGCCATCATTGCGGTGGATTCACGTTCGCTCATGATTCCTACCCGTATTGAGTCGATCAAGGTTGATCCTATACGGCAAAAATCCTCACTCCAAACCAGCAGAGAGAACGTCCAGTTCTACAACGTGTGTTTCGATAGCGATCTTAACCTTTTGCAGAGCAGTGGAATTGAGATTCGTGGTCTTAATGCGAGTACTATCGCGCGACGACTTCCGCCGGGTGTTCCTGTGCTAGAGAGCTACAAGTTTTATCCCTATTTCTCTCAGCAAACCATACAACCGGCACAAGCTGCTTCTTTTATTCTACAAACCATTCTTGACAATCAGACAACATTGGTTTGTGCTGTTACGGAGATTCACTCTAAAACGAAGGAACCTATCATTTCCCTCTTTGGCGATGCTATCGGTGACTTGCCGTTGGTGAAGGCCCACCTTACATTGCTTTCCAACACGAAGCCTGAGCCCATCCCTAACGTCACTATCTCGGAAGATAAGCTCATGAAGCAACGTAACGTACTGTTGCTTATCTGTGAGAACCTCTTCAGCGACGACGAGTTCATCTCCGATGCTATCAATTCGCTTTCCGATCAGGGCTTCATACTGCTTCGCGAGTCTCAAGGATATCAGCTTCAGGATAGCCATCGACGGCTCCAGCTTGTGAGTACCCTCCCGATCGAAGGAGAGACATTCCTGCTACTCCAACAAAAGAAGTCTGCTATGAACACCTCCGTCGATGCTCACGTTATTCAAATATCGTCGAAAGATACCGCCCATAACTGGTTGTTGGAGTTGAAACAAGAAGTCAAAACGAAACCCATCATTCTCGTCGCTCAAAATGATTCTTCTTCGGGTGTCATCGGACTTGTGAACTGTATCCGCAAGGAACCCAACATTCAAActgtttcttgtttcttcATTGACGATCCCAATGCTCCGGCGTTTGATCCATCCAATCCATTCTACAAAGATCAGATTGAGCTTGGACTGGCGATCAACGTCTATCGCAATGGTCAATGGGGATGTTATCGCCATTTCAAGCTGCTGGAAGAGCCGCGGTATGAGTCGACCACTAACCACTGCTTCGCCAACTGTGTCAAGCCTGGAGATCTCTCTTCATTCACGTGGATGGTTGGACCGTTGAGCGAGCAACCGCCTAAAAGCCCTTTAATTAAAATCGTATACAGCTCTTTGAACTTTAAGGACGTTATGATTGCTACCGGAAGACTAACGCTTGAAACGTTCTGCACTGATAGGATGGAACAAGAGTGCGTTCTAGGCTTCGAATATTCTGGTGTAACAGCGGCCGGTAAGCGGGTAATGGGCATCATTCAAGCTGGATCTATGGCTACAATGGTTGAGGCAGATACTATCTTTACGCTGGAAGTTCCTGATTATTTAACTTTGGAACAGGCAGCTACCATACCTACTGTATACGCTACGGTCTACGCTGCCTTCTTCATTTGCTCTCAAATTCGCAAAGGAAATTCCGTTCTCATACACGCTGGTACGGGAGGTATCGGTCTTGCCGCTATTCGAGTTTGTCTGGCATACGGACTCGAAGTCTTTACCACCGTCAGCACCAAGGAGAAACGAGAGTTCCTCCTCAGTTACTTCCCTGACCTGAACCCCAACAACATCGGTAATTCCAGAGATACCTCCTTCGAAACTCTCATCAAGGAGCGTACTGATGGCCGAGGTGTCGACTTTGTTCTCAACTCTCTTTCCGAGGAAAAGCTTCAGGCATCCATCCGCTGTTTAGCTAAAGGAGGACACTTCCTCGAAATCGGAAAGTATGACATGATGAAGGATTCCAAGCTGGCGATGACTCTTTTCCATAAAGGAATCACCTTTACTGCCGTGCTCGTCGATTTGTTGTTCAAGGAAAGGCGAGATTTACTGATAGCGTTGCACAAACTTATTTCGAACGATATTTCCAAGGGCATCATCCAGCCGCTTCCTACTACCGTCTTCCAGGCGCATGAGATCGAACAAGCGTTCCGATATCTTGCTACTGCCAAACACATCGGAAAGGTTGTACTTAAGATTCGTGACAATCAGGATGATATCGGTTCTGTCCCAATATGCTATCTTCCTCGGGTTTACTGTAACCCTGAGCAAAGCTTCGTCATTGCTGGTGGTCTTGGTGGATTTGGACTCGAGTTGGCCGATTGGCTTATTATTCGAGGATGTCGTAAGCTAGTGCTCAGCTCCAGCCGAGGAATCACCAAGCCTTATCAACAGTACCGTATCAA CACATGGCACACATACGGAGTCCAAGTTGTCATCTCCACGGAAGACATTTCTACCGAGAGTGGATGTCGTCGACTCCTCCAACAAGCCATCCGTATGGGACCTATCGCTGGTATCTTTAATCTGGCCGTACAGCTCCGGGACGCGATTATCGAAAACCAATCGGTGGACAAGTTTGCCGAATGTTTGGCTCCTAAGGCCACCGCCACACATCATCTCGACCTTATCAGCCGAGAGCTGTGTCCCATGCTGAAACACTTCGTCGTGTTCTCCAGTGTCTCTTGCGGCCGAGGAAATGCTGGCCAGTCTAACTACGGTATGGCGAACTCCATCATGGAACGAATCATCGAGCATCGCGTCGCTCAAGGCCTACCAGGAAAAGCCATCCAATGGGGAGCCATCGGTGAGGTCGGTATTGTTGCGGATATGCAAGAGGACAAGATCGACATGGAGATCGGAGGTACATTGCAGCAACGACTCTCGTCCTGCATCCAAGTGCTCGATCAACTACTCTCCACTCAAGAGCCTATTGTGGCCAGTATGGTTGTGGCCGAGAAGCGAAGCTCTAGTGGTGGAGCGAAGAACATCGTCGAGGCTGTTATGAACATCATGAACATTCGAGACATGAAGTCTGTCTCTGTTGAGAGTACCCTTGCCGACATCGGTATGGATTCTCTCATGGCCGTCGAAATCCGACAGGTACTGGAGCGTGACTTCGATATCATTCTAACGCCGCAAGATCTTCGTACACTCACGTTCTCCAAGCTTCAGAAGCTTGCTGACGCAAAGGCTGAGAATGAGGCAGCTGAGGCCACTACTCAACAGCTGCAGCTTGAGGACTTGCTGGCTAGCTTCGGTGATGAAGCCGCCAGCCATCACACTGTCCTACGGTTGCCCTCCAAGTGTAACGATCTCGAATACGATCGTCCCGTGCTGCTCATCCCGGGCATTGAGAGTGTTTGCAGCCCGGCCTGGACGAAGATCGCTTCCGAAATTAATGCTCCTACATTCATGCTGCAGACGTTCGCCAACGCTACCGACGAGCAGACCGTCTCCGGAATCATTGACACCGTGTTTGACGAGATGTTCGAGACTGTCTTCGCCAAGGCAGAACAGTTCTTGGTCATTGGATATTCCTTCGGATCGTTGTTGGCGCTAGAGATCGTGAAACGCCTGGAAGCACGATCACTACAAGGAAAGTTGATGCTAATCGATGGTTCTCCATTGTATCTGCAACGCTTCGCCAGCCACCATTTATCAGGCTTTGATGACGAACATCTTCAAATGGCAATCCTTACGCTCGTGCTATCCTTTGTCCTTCCCACAACTACACAGGACATTATTAAACCCATCATGGATCAAACAACGTACCTTGAGCGTGTAGACAAGCTGATGGAGATTGCCCGCGATTCAAACCCGTTTACGGAAGAGTACGCTCGCAAGATGATGCGCGTACTGTTCTATCGTTTAAAGGCAGCGATGAACATGAGTACggaagcgaaggaaaagaTCATATCACCGCTCGTCCTGGTGCGATCAGCGAATATCAGCGATGTCGAGGAGGATTACGGGCTGAGTGAGTTTACTGTCGCATCGCTGATTGTGAAAATTATCGACGGAACGCATCAAACCATGCTCGCGAACCCGGAACTCATCGAGATCATTAACAAGGACACGCTTTAG